The sequence CCAGTTCGATGGCGGCAGGGTCGGCGCGGGTGACGAAGGGAGCGAGCTTGGAAACGTCCGATTTGGGTTTCACCTGGCGCTCGGAAATGGCGGTGACGATGCCTTTGAAGGCGGCGGTGGTCGTCGTTTCGTCGAAGCCGCCAGTGACCGCTTGGTCGAAGATTTTCGTGATGATCGCGGCATCCCCGTTCTTTATGCCGAGCTGGAGCCACGGGCCGCTGCCATCCTTCGGAAGGGTCTCAGGGAAGGCGCGGGCGAGGGCATTATTGCTTTTCTCCGGGGGCAAATTGGCGAGGACGAATTGGTTTTTTTCAGCGTCCACCGTGCCGCTCTGGGTGTGCGCATAAACCAACCACTCCTCGCCATGCGACTGGACGCCGAGCCAGAGGGCGTAGTCGATGAAGCGGTCGCGGGGTTGTTTCAATGCATCGAGGGCGATATCGAGAGGGTTGGGAACAAGGGAACCGGCGAGGGCGCGGATGGTTTCGAGGCGGACGCGCGGGGAGGGATCGGCGATGGATTTTCGGAAAGCGGCGCTGAGGGCTTCGGGCTTGATGCGGTGGTTCGGATCGACGAGCAGGCGGACGGCGGCGGCGCGGATTTCCGGGGTTTCGCTGGCGAGGGAGAAGGCTATTCCGGCGGGGATGGCATCGCTGGATTTGCCGAAACGGCTTGCGAGGATACGGGAGGCGTTGAGGGCGGCGACGCCATCGGTTTTCGATGCGCTTTCGAGGGCTGCTTCAAGGCCGGGGGAGGCGCTTTCGTAGAGGGCGGCGGTGGCCTGGTCGCGGTCGTAGCGGTTCGCGCTGCCGAGGGCGGCGACGAGTTCGGTTCCGGGGAGCTTCGTGAAATCGCGTTTTGTTAGAAGCGGGCTGTCCTTTTTCGCGACCCTCCAGATGCGGCCGTGCTCACGGTCGCGGCGGGGATCGCGGAAATCAACCTCGCCGTGGTTGATGATGGGGTTGGCCCAATCGGCGATGTAGAGCGCGCCGTCGGGGCCGATTTTCACGTCGATGGGGCGGAAGTTGGCGCTGTCGGTGTGGAGCAGATCGCCGAGCCGTTGGGTGACGTAGCCCGCGCCTTCATCGGTGATGGAGAAGCGCACGACCCTGTGGGCTCGGAAGTCGCAGGTGATCATGTTGCCCTGCCAGTCTGCGGGGAAATGGGCGGACTCGATGATCTCGAGGCCGCAGAATTTCGGATGGCCGCCCGGGCTGACACCGCCGAGGGCTTTTTTCGCACCGGCGAAGGCTTCGTAGGTCGCGCCGGGCATGCCCCAGTTGATGCCGGTGCCGCCCGCTCCGTCGGTGAGGAAGGACTGGCCGTATTTGTCGAACTGGTGGCCCCATGCGTTCCAGAAGCCGAAGTATGTTGGTTTCAGTTCCATCTTGCGCGGATCGAAGCGGAAGATCCCGCCGCTTTTCAGCCGGACGATACCGTGGGGCGTTTCCACATCGGAGCGGGTGTAGATGCTCTGGTTCATCCAGATCCGGCCGTCGGGGCCGCGGCGCAAGGTGTGGAGGTTGTGGTGAGTGTCCTCGGTGCCGAAGCCGCTGAGCTCGCGGGTTTTAACATCGGCTTTGCCATCGCCATCGGTGTCCTCGAAATGGAGGAGGTCGGTGGATTGGGCGACATAGACGCCGCCGTCCGCGGGGAGCAATCCGGTGGGCATGAGCATGCCATCGGCGAAGACGGTCGATTTGTCGGCCTTGCCGTCGCCGGTGGTGTCCTCGAGTATGATGACCTTGTCATCGGGTGTTTGGCCAACCTCGATCTGCGGGTAGGAAAGGCAGCTCGTGACCCACAGCCGTCCTTGCGGATCGAAGTTCATCTGGGTGGGTTTGTGGAACAGCGGGTTCTCCGCCCAGAGCGTGACCTCGAAGCCGTCCGCGACGGTGAACTTCGGATGTTCCTGGATCGTTTTCTTGGCAAATTTCGATTCCGTGCGCGGCTCTTGCATCGGGACGATCACGCCGTTGGAAAGATCGCGCATCTTCGCGATGGCGGCGTCCTCCTCCGCGATGAGGGCGTCGAACTGGGGGATTTCGCCCGCGTTGCGGCCTTGCTCGCGTTTCCGGAAACCGAAGATGTAGGCCATGTTCGCGGGGCGTGAGCGATGGAAAAACCATTCGTTCTTTTTGAGTATATGTTGGCGCAGGATCTCCGCCTGTTCGCCTTTGTCCCAGGGTTTTTCCTGCCAGCTGAGGGATTTCTCGATGATGCGGGCGGCGGCTTTGTAGCCATCGGATGTTAGATGGATGGGGTTTTGGAAATGGGATGGATCGTTTGCGAGGTCTTCCATGCCGACGAAGGGCAGGTTCCGTTTCGCGGCGGTCTCCGAAAGGATGGCCTCGATGGCCGGCCTGTTTCCGTCCGCGCGCGGCGTTGTGCCGAGGATGAGGAAACGCGTTTCCTTGCCGGTCGCCTTCGGGGCCTCGTCGAGCAGGCGGGTGAGGTTTGTGCGGAATTCATCGGGCGGACTTCCGCCGGGAAGGGAGGCGGCCGTGCCGTAGCCGAGCACGATTACGTCAGGCTTGTATTCGGAGAGCTGTTTGAGGAGCTGGTTCCAGCCTTCGCCCGTCGGTTCGCGCCCCGCCTGGACGAGGCTGAGCCCGTTGCGGGAATCTCCGGCGGGCGTGTCCGCGCTCCAGCCGAGGTTCCGGAACGTCACGTTGCGCTCAGGAAACTGGGTGGTGGCGGCGAGCTCGATCCAGCCGGCGTATTGCTCGCGTTCGATGAAACTGTCGCCGAGGAAAACAACATTGTCGCCATCGCGGAGCTCGAAGGTTTTGCCAATAGAAGTGCAGGGCAGGAGGATGGTTAGGGCTAGTGCGAGGTGTTTCATGGAGAATCCGGCTGGCGTGAGGATACTTCCTGCGAAGGGGAGATATTTCCGGATTGGTGAATCCGGGTGCGTGGAACCTAAGTTTTTCGCTTCCCGTGACGGGCCGAATCGTTCATTTTCCCGGACATGACACAGAAATTGGTGAGGCCTGAATTGCCCGCAGTGGGGATCGTGAAAGAGATGGAGCCCGCCGACAGGGCCTTGCTAGGAGGCTATGGCGAGTTTCTGCCAGCCCAAGCCGGGCAGGTGCTCATCGAAGCCGGGGACGACCAGGAATACCTGTATCTGGTGATTTCGGGGCTGTTGCATGTCACCATCACCATCGACGGCAGACAAAAACTCCTCGCGCGTGTGGAAGCGGGCGAGACCCTTGGAGAGGTGAATGTATTCGATCCCGCAAAGGCCAGCGCCACCGTCACGGCGCAGGAATTCACGCAGGTCTGGAAGGCGAACAGGCAGGACATCGATGATTTCGTGAAAGCCTATCCGGAGGCCGGCGCGAGCCTGCTTGCGGGGATCGTGACCGTGATGTGCCGCCGGATCCGCAACATGAACGAGAAACTCGCCGATTCCGAAAGCGTGGACATCCTCGGCAAGTTCTGGTGATCCGGATCCCAAGGAAATCAGGCGATGTTCAACGGATTTGCTGAAAGCGCCGTGTCGGGCGGCACCTTGGGGGGCTTCCTGCTGCTAGCCTTCGCGCTGCTCATCGGCCATGCCCTGGCGGACTATCCGCTCCAGGGCGCGTTCCTTGCCACGGGGAAAAACCGCAACGGGGATCCCAGCGATTTTTTCGGCGGCACGTCGGTTCCCAAGAGACTGTGGCTCCATGCGCTGACGGCGCACTCGCTGATCCATGCGGGATTTGTCTGGGTCATCACGGGCTCCGCCGCACTGGCTCTGGCGGAATTCATCCTCCACTGGATCATCGACCTCATCCGCTGCGATGAACGCATCAGCTACAACATCGACCAACTGTTCCATTGCCTCTGCAAACTCGCCTACGCCGCGCTGCTTGCCTCGGGGATGAGGATGCCGTTCTGAGCTTGGAAACAATGGTTTTTTCCGGGAAATGGAACTATCCGGCGGAGCTTCCGGTGGTGGGGAAGCGTGCCGACATCATCGCGGCGATACGAGAGAACCAGGTGGTGGTGGTGGTGAGCGACACGGGCTCAGGAAAGACGACGCAGCTGCCGAAGATGGTGGCGGAGGCGCTGGATCCAGGAGGCAGGGATCAGGGATCGGGAGTCAGGAAAAGGCTGATTGGGTGCACTCAGCCGCGGCGGATTGCGGCGGTGAGCGTGGCGGAGCGCGTGGCGGAGGAGCTGGGGGTGGCTGTGGGGGATTTCGTGGGATATCAGGTGAGGTTCGATGACAGGACATCGCGGGCGACGCGGATCAAGTTCATGACGGACGGGATTCTCCTCGCGGAAACGCAGGGCGACAGGGAGCTGGCGAGGTATGATGCGCTGATACTCGACGAGGCGCATGAGAGGTCGCTCAACATCGATTTTCTGTTAGGCTATCTGAAACGGCTGCTGGAGAGGCGGCCGGATTTCAAGCTGGTGATTTCCTCGGCGACGCTGGATGCGGGGGCGTTTGCCGCTTTCTTTGAAAGCGGAGATTCCGGAGACCGGATTCAAGAGACCAGAGAAGGGAGGAAAAGAGCTGTTCCGGTGATCGAGGCGGAGGGGCGGATGTTCCCGGTGACGGAATTTTTCCTGCCGGGGAAGGACGATGAGGAGTTGGCGGCGCATGTCGGGCGGGGGATGGAGTATCTCAATGGGATTGATCCGATGGGGGATGTGCTTGTTTTCCTGCCGGGGGAGCGCGAGATCCGGGAGGCGGCGGATCTTTTGGAAGGCAGGCATTTCCCCAACACCGAGGTGTTACCGCTGTTTGCGCGTCTGGGGATGGGGGATCAGCAGCGGGTTTTCCATCCTGGCACCAAGCGCCGCATCGTGCTTGCGACGAACGTGGCGGAAACCTCGCTGACCATCCCGCGCATCGCCTGCGTCATCGATTCCGGATTGGCGCGGGTGAGCCGCTGGAGCGCAGGGCGCGGTGTGCAGCGGCTCCAGATCGAGCCGGTGAGCCGGGCGAGTGCGCGGCAGCGGAAGGGGCGCTGCGGGCGGGTTCGGGACGGAGTGTGCCTGCGGCTTTACGATGAGGAGGATCTATCAGATCGACAGGAGTTCACGGAGCCTGAGATTCGGCGCAGCTCGCTGGCGGGGGTGATCCTGCGGATGAAATCCCTGGGCTTGCCGGAGATTTCCGAGTTCCCTTTCCTCGACCCCCCGAATCCCAAGGCGGTGGCCGAAGGGTACCGCACGCTGCGCGAGATCGGCGCGCTCGACATGGACAGGGGGCTGACGGAGATCGGCATGGAGCTGGGCAGGTTGCCGGTTGATCCTCGCATGGGGCGTATGCTGATCGAGGCGCGTTACGAGAAATGCATGGAGGCGGTGACGGTGATCGTCGCCGGGCTGGAGACCAGCGATCCGAGGGAGCGCCCGGCGGAGAAGCACCGCGAGGCGGATGCTGCCCACGCGAAATGGCTGGATCCCGAGAGCGATTTCATGGCGATGCTCAACCTCTGGGCGGAAGCCTCCACCTACTACGATGGTAGTAGATGGAGGTGGAACCAGCTGCGGAAATTCTGCGGGAAGAATTTCCTCAACGCGAAGCGGGTGACGGAATGGGGGAATGTGGTGGAGGAGCTGGGAACGCTGATAGGTACAGAAACCAGAGGCCGGAGACCGGAGAACAAAGGGAAGAAGGCCATTGAGGGGGCGGACTTCGGGGCGGTTCACCGGTCTCTGCTCGCGGGTGCGCCGAAGCAGTTCGGGCTTTGGGACAAGGAGAACAAGGGATATCGCAGTGCGTCGGGGGGATTCTTCGCGGTGTTCCCGGGGTCGGGGCTTTTCGGGCAGAAGAAGCGGGCGGAGTGGGTGATGGGGCTTGAGCTGGTGGAGACATCGCGGCTGTGGGCGCGGCGGGCGGCGGTGCTCGATCCGCTGTGGGTGGAAATGGTCGCCCCGCACCTTTGCAGGAGCCGTTACGGGGAGGCTCACTGGGATGAGAAGCAGGGTGCGGTGTATGGCAAGGAAACGGTGATCTGCGGCGGGCTGCATGTCGTCGAGGGGCGGCGTGTGCATTACGGCCGTGTCGATAGAAAGGCGGCGCACGAGGTGTTCCTCAGGGAGGGTTTGCTCGGCGGCGGGTTGCGTAGGAGGACGCCTTTCCTGGAGAGGATGGAGGAGTTGCGGGAGGAGATCAAGGGGCTGGAGGACAAGCTACGCCGCCCGGGGATGCTGTGGCATGAGGATGCGGTTGTGCAGTTTCTGGAGAAACGGATACCGGTGGAAATCTCCACCGCCGCCGCCTTCCACAAGTGGCGGGAGGAGAATGAGGGTCTGCTGATGATGGGCATGGGCGATGTGGTCTGGGAGGATCTCCACGGCCTGGATTTTTTTCCGGACATTCTCCATCATGCGGGCGAGGAGTATCCGCTCTACTACCACTGCGCACCCGGCGAACGCGACGATGGTGTGACGATAGGCGTGCATGTGGACCAGCTTCCGGCGCTGCCGGAATGGCTGCCCGGCTGGGGTGTGGATGGCAACCTGGAGCAGCGCGCCGAGCTGCTGATGCGCGGGTTGCCAAAGGATTTCCGGAGATCCTGCCAACCCATCGCCGAGACGGCCCGAAGTTTCGCGCAGCTGTGGGGCGGTGCGCCAAAGGAAGAACCCATCACCACAAGCCTTGCGGAGCACATCCGGGAACGGGTCGGCTCTGTGATCCCGGCTGCCGAATTCGATGCAGGGAAACTCCCCGAGGAACTCATCACGAAAATCTGGGTCTGCGATGATGAGGGGGAAGAACTCGCTCTCGGCACGGATGTCGCGGAACTCAAGCTGCGGCTCGCCGACCGGATGCGGGAGCGCTTCGAGGCGGCTGCGACGGCGGATGTCGAGCGGAGGGGGATGAGCAAGTGGGATGGTGAGAGCTTGCCGGAGCAGGTGATGACCGCCGGCGGCCCGGCGTATCCGGCTCTGGTTGATGAGGGCGGTACGGTTGGGGTCAAGGCTTTCACCTCCATGCACGAAGCCCGCGAGGCGCACCGGCGCGGCGGTGCTCGGCTGTTGGTGCTCGGCGCGGAGAGGGAGGTGGATTACCTGCGGAAAAAGTATCCCCTCGGCATGCTCGCGAAGGTGGAGCTCGGCAGGCTCGGGGTCGATGTTGGGGAGCTGGTCCTGCTTGCCGCCGAGGGCGTGGCCGTTGGGGGGTTCCCGAGAAGCCCGGCGGCTTTCGCAACGCTCAGCGAGTCGGCGAAAGGGAGATGGTTCGAGGCCGCGACAAAGATCGGAGAGGCTCTGGATGGCATCGTGGAAGGGGAGAGGGAGATCCGCTCATGGATCGCCGCGAATGCGAAGGACAGGAACTACGGTGAGATCGCGGAAGACCTCGAAGAGGAGCTTTCCTGGCTCATGCGCAGCGGCTGGGCATGGCGGGCGGGCTACGCCCGGCTCACCGATTATCCGCGTCGCTTCCGGGCGATGCGCTCCCGCCTAGGTCGGGTCGCCTCGCTGCCACTGGTCAAGGATCTGGAAAAAATTGATCTCGTCCGCAACCACTGGGCGGGGTGGTTTGCGGAGTGGATCGCAGATCGTGACAATCCCGCCTTATGGGAGGCCGGTTGGCTGCTGGAGGAGTGGCGCGTGCAGGTTTTCGCCCCGGATGTGGAGGTGCTTGGCAAGGTTTCGGAAAAACGCATCGCCGAGGTGATGCCCGCCCGCCGCTGAGTTGGTGCCTGTTTCAGACGTAGCGTCAGTCCACTGTACCCAATACCCCTGGCCAGTATTTCTGGACGAAATCCGCGTTTGTCATGAAAGGCAGCATCTCTGTGTGTCCGTCGGCGAAGAGGACGATCTGTTTCTTGCCGTGGAGCGTGTCCTCCGGCTTGTCCGGCCCGCCGCGATCGTGGTAGGTGTGGTTGCCGCCACCGCAGAGGTTTTCAAGGCTCTCGGTGCCCGTGTGCCATTCCACGACCATGGCGGCGCGTCCCGGTTCATCGACGATGGAGAGCGGCACCCCTTTGTTGTATGGACGGTTTTTCCAGCCCCGGAACTGGGTTCCGTTCGACCAGTTCGTGGTCCAGGGGACGATGGAGTAGCTGCGCTTGAAGCGGTCCTGCGACCTCGGCTTGCGATCCGCCGGGCACGCGAAGGGTTTCACGACCGAGGCGAGTTCGGCCCAAGCCGACTTCCTGAAAGGGGATGTGCCGACGAGGCTGCGATCCCCAAGGTAACCCATGTGCGGCAGGATGGCACGATCCCATGTGATCCCGGAGTTTTGGGAAGGGTAGCCGTTGTTCTCCTGCTGGTATCCGGTGAGCCCCACCCCGATCTGCCTGAGGTTGTTCGAGCAACTGACGGTGTGCGCCCTATCCATCGCTCTCCTTGTGAACATGAAGGCGATGAGGGCGAGTATGAGAACGATCGAGATCACGATCAGCAATTCCACGAGCGTGAAGCCCGGGTTGCGCCTTGCGGCGGGGTTTTCGGGTGGCATGGGTTTCGGAAAAAATACGCCCTGATCACGCTGGGGCAAGCATGGAAGCCGTGAGCAGGCTCGCGAACCTTCATTTGCGCTTTTTGCCGGGCGCCTGGAGGCGATTCTGCCGGGCTTTCTGAATCGTATCAAAGCGCTCGGTTTCCTTCGCTCGGCGATCGAGCGCGGCCTTTAGCTCGGCATGGATGGGCTTGAGATTTTCGGGGAGATCCGCGGAAGTGAGATCACTCTCTTCGAGCGGATCGGCAAAGGTATCGTAGAATTTCCCGCTCTGATAGAGTTTGTAGCGGTCAGTCCGCATGTGCTGGCTGGCCTTGTTGCGGGCACCGCTGCGCTCATACCAGCAATACATGTCAGGGCGTGGGTTGTAGGCTTCGCCTTTCAGGAGAGGAAGGATGCTTGAGCCGTCGATGCCGGGCTTTTCCGGGATGGGTGCGGAGGCGGCCTCGCAAAGGGTGGGCAGGACATCCGTGAAGCTCACCAAATCCTTGGCGACCTGCCCCGGTTTTATCGTGCCAGGCCAGCTTGCGATGAAGGGGACATGGGTGCCGTCGTCTATGGTGCTACCCTTGGCGCCGCGAACGACCCTGCCGTTGAATTCCTGGCGTATGGTAGGGAGTGTGCCGTTGTCTGCGGTGAAAACGACCAGCGTGTTTTCCCGGATGCCGGCTTCGTCCAGTTTCGCCACCAATTTGCCGACCATCTTGTCCGTATAGCTCACAAAGCCTTTCCAGTGCTTTTGGTCATGGTAACCGCCCGGCTCGTCCCTCTCGTCCTTCCACATGTCCGGATCCCAGTCCGGGCTGTCTGGGGTGGGGACGAAGGGGTAATGGGGAAGCATCATCGGATAATAGACGAGGAAGGGCTTTCCGGAATCTTTCTTGGCCTCGATGAAATCGCAGATGTAATCGGTGACGATATCCGGGCCAAACTCGCCGTTCCTGAAATCGACCTGTTTGCCGTCGATCTCGAAGCCGGGATTCGGATAGCGGCTGGGACGGCGGTTCAATTGCCAGAGGCAGTAGCGGTCGAAACCGAATTTCCGCGGGGCATCGTAGCCACCCTCGAGCTGCCATTTCCCGGCGATGCAGGTCTCGTAGCCGGAGTCCCGGAGGATGTTTGCGAAGGTGGTTGCCTCCGGATCTAACAGCCCGAAGCGGACGTAGTTCCGGTTGTTGTCGATGCCGGTCATGATCTGAACGCGGGACGGGGTGCAGAGCGGCTGCGAGTGGGCGTTGTCAAAACGCATTCCGCCGGCCGCTAGCCTGTCGAGGTGCGGCGTGCCGTTGAGCTTGCTGCCGTGGCAGGAGAGGTTCTCGTAGCCCATGTCGTCCGCCATGATCAGGACGATGTTGGGGCGGTCCGCGGCGGGCAATGCTTGGCCTGACAGGATTGCTGCTGCAATGAGTGATCGTGGGTTCATGGTTTTTGCGAAAACTAGCCGCTACGCAGCT comes from Akkermansiaceae bacterium and encodes:
- a CDS encoding c-type cytochrome → MKHLALALTILLPCTSIGKTFELRDGDNVVFLGDSFIEREQYAGWIELAATTQFPERNVTFRNLGWSADTPAGDSRNGLSLVQAGREPTGEGWNQLLKQLSEYKPDVIVLGYGTAASLPGGSPPDEFRTNLTRLLDEAPKATGKETRFLILGTTPRADGNRPAIEAILSETAAKRNLPFVGMEDLANDPSHFQNPIHLTSDGYKAAARIIEKSLSWQEKPWDKGEQAEILRQHILKKNEWFFHRSRPANMAYIFGFRKREQGRNAGEIPQFDALIAEEDAAIAKMRDLSNGVIVPMQEPRTESKFAKKTIQEHPKFTVADGFEVTLWAENPLFHKPTQMNFDPQGRLWVTSCLSYPQIEVGQTPDDKVIILEDTTGDGKADKSTVFADGMLMPTGLLPADGGVYVAQSTDLLHFEDTDGDGKADVKTRELSGFGTEDTHHNLHTLRRGPDGRIWMNQSIYTRSDVETPHGIVRLKSGGIFRFDPRKMELKPTYFGFWNAWGHQFDKYGQSFLTDGAGGTGINWGMPGATYEAFAGAKKALGGVSPGGHPKFCGLEIIESAHFPADWQGNMITCDFRAHRVVRFSITDEGAGYVTQRLGDLLHTDSANFRPIDVKIGPDGALYIADWANPIINHGEVDFRDPRRDREHGRIWRVAKKDSPLLTKRDFTKLPGTELVAALGSANRYDRDQATAALYESASPGLEAALESASKTDGVAALNASRILASRFGKSSDAIPAGIAFSLASETPEIRAAAVRLLVDPNHRIKPEALSAAFRKSIADPSPRVRLETIRALAGSLVPNPLDIALDALKQPRDRFIDYALWLGVQSHGEEWLVYAHTQSGTVDAEKNQFVLANLPPEKSNNALARAFPETLPKDGSGPWLQLGIKNGDAAIITKIFDQAVTGGFDETTTTAAFKGIVTAISERQVKPKSDVSKLAPFVTRADPAAIELAGALADGRLLPSLISTISTGNKLPDATVGKIIAALGNFPSPPARDILTKLAADANPSARSLAALALTRHHREASLPLITSIAATLSDPQASRDFWQKALTASGLSKQLAETLKAKPLPPEIAALTLQHIPEIAEHDALLALLRTQAGASASQTHDIPAMAKSAAEKGDARRGELIYRRPALACTACHAIGGAGGKVGPDMTSIGASAPMDYLIESVVNPGAKIKEGYHSVIIQTKDGKSITGQLIRSSGGSSVIRDGSGAEITLADAMIASKTDAGSLMPGNLIGSLTPQETDDLFKFLSSLGKPGEFSASDSKAPKVYAILSATPENTNAATQGDPKLPWMPINATVNGSLLAQDLASTKNPLIATKIQLTEPNALTITFPENFKATGFWINGKPAESGPQLSPAGIHTLVIRSKNFPDRFRIQSASGTFLPEW
- a CDS encoding cyclic nucleotide-binding domain-containing protein — encoded protein: MTQKLVRPELPAVGIVKEMEPADRALLGGYGEFLPAQAGQVLIEAGDDQEYLYLVISGLLHVTITIDGRQKLLARVEAGETLGEVNVFDPAKASATVTAQEFTQVWKANRQDIDDFVKAYPEAGASLLAGIVTVMCRRIRNMNEKLADSESVDILGKFW
- a CDS encoding DUF3307 domain-containing protein gives rise to the protein MFNGFAESAVSGGTLGGFLLLAFALLIGHALADYPLQGAFLATGKNRNGDPSDFFGGTSVPKRLWLHALTAHSLIHAGFVWVITGSAALALAEFILHWIIDLIRCDERISYNIDQLFHCLCKLAYAALLASGMRMPF
- the hrpA gene encoding ATP-dependent RNA helicase HrpA produces the protein MVFSGKWNYPAELPVVGKRADIIAAIRENQVVVVVSDTGSGKTTQLPKMVAEALDPGGRDQGSGVRKRLIGCTQPRRIAAVSVAERVAEELGVAVGDFVGYQVRFDDRTSRATRIKFMTDGILLAETQGDRELARYDALILDEAHERSLNIDFLLGYLKRLLERRPDFKLVISSATLDAGAFAAFFESGDSGDRIQETREGRKRAVPVIEAEGRMFPVTEFFLPGKDDEELAAHVGRGMEYLNGIDPMGDVLVFLPGEREIREAADLLEGRHFPNTEVLPLFARLGMGDQQRVFHPGTKRRIVLATNVAETSLTIPRIACVIDSGLARVSRWSAGRGVQRLQIEPVSRASARQRKGRCGRVRDGVCLRLYDEEDLSDRQEFTEPEIRRSSLAGVILRMKSLGLPEISEFPFLDPPNPKAVAEGYRTLREIGALDMDRGLTEIGMELGRLPVDPRMGRMLIEARYEKCMEAVTVIVAGLETSDPRERPAEKHREADAAHAKWLDPESDFMAMLNLWAEASTYYDGSRWRWNQLRKFCGKNFLNAKRVTEWGNVVEELGTLIGTETRGRRPENKGKKAIEGADFGAVHRSLLAGAPKQFGLWDKENKGYRSASGGFFAVFPGSGLFGQKKRAEWVMGLELVETSRLWARRAAVLDPLWVEMVAPHLCRSRYGEAHWDEKQGAVYGKETVICGGLHVVEGRRVHYGRVDRKAAHEVFLREGLLGGGLRRRTPFLERMEELREEIKGLEDKLRRPGMLWHEDAVVQFLEKRIPVEISTAAAFHKWREENEGLLMMGMGDVVWEDLHGLDFFPDILHHAGEEYPLYYHCAPGERDDGVTIGVHVDQLPALPEWLPGWGVDGNLEQRAELLMRGLPKDFRRSCQPIAETARSFAQLWGGAPKEEPITTSLAEHIRERVGSVIPAAEFDAGKLPEELITKIWVCDDEGEELALGTDVAELKLRLADRMRERFEAAATADVERRGMSKWDGESLPEQVMTAGGPAYPALVDEGGTVGVKAFTSMHEAREAHRRGGARLLVLGAEREVDYLRKKYPLGMLAKVELGRLGVDVGELVLLAAEGVAVGGFPRSPAAFATLSESAKGRWFEAATKIGEALDGIVEGEREIRSWIAANAKDRNYGEIAEDLEEELSWLMRSGWAWRAGYARLTDYPRRFRAMRSRLGRVASLPLVKDLEKIDLVRNHWAGWFAEWIADRDNPALWEAGWLLEEWRVQVFAPDVEVLGKVSEKRIAEVMPARR
- a CDS encoding DUF1559 domain-containing protein; the protein is MPPENPAARRNPGFTLVELLIVISIVLILALIAFMFTRRAMDRAHTVSCSNNLRQIGVGLTGYQQENNGYPSQNSGITWDRAILPHMGYLGDRSLVGTSPFRKSAWAELASVVKPFACPADRKPRSQDRFKRSYSIVPWTTNWSNGTQFRGWKNRPYNKGVPLSIVDEPGRAAMVVEWHTGTESLENLCGGGNHTYHDRGGPDKPEDTLHGKKQIVLFADGHTEMLPFMTNADFVQKYWPGVLGTVD
- a CDS encoding sulfatase-like hydrolase/transferase; this translates as MNPRSLIAAAILSGQALPAADRPNIVLIMADDMGYENLSCHGSKLNGTPHLDRLAAGGMRFDNAHSQPLCTPSRVQIMTGIDNNRNYVRFGLLDPEATTFANILRDSGYETCIAGKWQLEGGYDAPRKFGFDRYCLWQLNRRPSRYPNPGFEIDGKQVDFRNGEFGPDIVTDYICDFIEAKKDSGKPFLVYYPMMLPHYPFVPTPDSPDWDPDMWKDERDEPGGYHDQKHWKGFVSYTDKMVGKLVAKLDEAGIRENTLVVFTADNGTLPTIRQEFNGRVVRGAKGSTIDDGTHVPFIASWPGTIKPGQVAKDLVSFTDVLPTLCEAASAPIPEKPGIDGSSILPLLKGEAYNPRPDMYCWYERSGARNKASQHMRTDRYKLYQSGKFYDTFADPLEESDLTSADLPENLKPIHAELKAALDRRAKETERFDTIQKARQNRLQAPGKKRK